The following are from one region of the Paenibacillus sp. JZ16 genome:
- the lysS gene encoding lysine--tRNA ligase: MTEEMNNQEQEQELSELLQIRRNKLDELRKLGIDPFGGKYEREHHAGDILKQYDELSKEELEEKQVEVNLAGRIMAKRGMGKASFAHIQDLSGRIQIYVRQDSIAEAQYEAFSILDLGDIIGVKGVLFKTKTGETTIKVKELEVLSKSLYPLPEKFHGLKDVELRYRQRYVDLIINPDVQKTFIARSRIIQSMRRYLDSQGYLEVETPTLHSIAGGAAARPFITHHNALDMELYMRIAIELHLKRLIVGGLEKVYEIGRVYRNEGISTRHNPEFTMIELYEAYADYKDIMALTENMIAHIAQEVLGTQVISYQGHEVDLTPQWRRVSMVDAVKEVVGVDFSVEMSNEEAHRLAKEHKVPVEPHMTFGHILNAFFEQFVEETLIQPTFVTGHPVEISPLAKKNDVDPRFTDRFELFIVAREHANAFSELNDPIDQRQRFEAQMKEKEQGNDEAHEMDEDFLRALEYGMPPTGGLGIGIDRLIMLLTNSPSIRDVLLFPHMRNKE; encoded by the coding sequence ATGACGGAAGAAATGAATAACCAGGAACAAGAACAGGAGTTAAGTGAGCTTTTGCAAATCCGCCGCAACAAATTGGACGAGCTTCGGAAGCTGGGCATCGATCCGTTTGGCGGAAAATATGAAAGAGAACATCACGCAGGTGATATTCTGAAGCAGTATGACGAGCTCTCCAAGGAAGAACTGGAAGAGAAGCAGGTGGAAGTGAACCTGGCCGGCCGGATTATGGCTAAGCGCGGTATGGGCAAGGCTTCTTTTGCTCATATTCAGGATTTGAGCGGCCGAATTCAGATCTATGTTCGCCAGGATTCGATTGCAGAAGCGCAATATGAAGCATTCAGCATCCTTGATCTGGGTGACATCATCGGGGTAAAAGGGGTCTTGTTCAAGACCAAAACTGGTGAAACCACCATTAAGGTAAAGGAGCTGGAGGTTCTTTCGAAGTCGCTGTATCCGCTCCCTGAGAAATTCCATGGTTTGAAGGATGTGGAACTCCGTTACCGTCAGCGTTATGTCGACCTGATTATCAACCCAGATGTACAGAAGACCTTCATTGCCCGTTCCCGTATTATCCAATCGATGCGTCGTTACCTGGATTCACAAGGCTATCTTGAAGTGGAGACCCCGACGTTGCATTCGATCGCTGGTGGTGCGGCGGCACGTCCGTTCATTACGCATCATAATGCGCTGGATATGGAGCTGTATATGCGAATCGCGATTGAGCTTCACCTAAAACGTCTGATCGTGGGCGGTCTGGAAAAAGTGTACGAGATTGGCCGCGTGTACAGGAATGAAGGGATCTCTACCCGTCATAATCCGGAGTTCACGATGATTGAGCTCTATGAAGCTTATGCGGACTATAAGGATATTATGGCATTGACCGAGAATATGATCGCACATATTGCCCAAGAGGTCCTGGGTACACAAGTGATTTCCTATCAAGGGCACGAAGTCGATCTGACGCCACAATGGCGTCGTGTATCCATGGTGGATGCGGTAAAAGAAGTTGTAGGTGTAGACTTCAGTGTGGAAATGTCCAATGAGGAAGCGCATCGCCTTGCAAAAGAACATAAAGTTCCGGTAGAGCCGCATATGACATTCGGCCACATCTTGAATGCGTTCTTTGAGCAGTTCGTTGAAGAGACGCTGATTCAGCCGACGTTCGTAACCGGTCATCCGGTTGAGATCTCGCCGCTTGCGAAGAAGAATGACGTGGATCCGCGGTTCACGGATCGCTTTGAGCTGTTTATCGTGGCGCGTGAGCACGCGAACGCCTTCTCGGAGCTCAATGACCCAATCGACCAGCGTCAGCGTTTTGAAGCGCAGATGAAGGAAAAAGAACAGGGCAATGACGAAGCGCACGAGATGGATGAGGATTTCTTGCGTGCACTGGAGTACGGTATGCCGCCCACAGGCGGACTTGGTATCGGGATCGATCGTTTGATCATGCTTCTTACGAATTCCCCGTCCATTCGTGATGTCTTGCTGTTCCCGCATATGCGTAATAAGGAATAG